A stretch of Phragmites australis chromosome 12, lpPhrAust1.1, whole genome shotgun sequence DNA encodes these proteins:
- the LOC133886102 gene encoding serine carboxypeptidase-like 45 isoform X2 — protein MLLSSQGKKITLDSCLPHHPISLSLSQAMPALVCFNRPLALVLVLIAALCRLGSCNGGADRIRRLPGQPDVSFGQYSGYIGVDDKGKRALFYYFVEAEVDPATKPLVLWLNGGPGCSSLGVGAFSENGPFRPSGQVLVKNEYSWNKEANVIYLETPAGVGYSYSADAAYYQGVDDKMTAMDNMVFLQRWLEKFPQYKGRELYIAGESYAGHYIPQLAEVMVEFNQKDKIFNLKGIALGNPVLEFTTDFNSRAEYFWSHGLISDATYRVFTSVCNYSRYVSEYYGGSLSPLCARVMNQVTRETSRFVDKYDVTLDVCLSSVLSQSNILTPHQVGKSIDVCVEDETVRYLNRRDVQAALHARLVGVDKWAVCSSVLEYELLNLQIPTINIVGSLVKSGIRVLVYSGDQDSVIPLTGSRTLVQNLAHDMGLKTTAPYRVWFEGQQVGGWTQVYGGGALSFATIRGASHEAPFSQPGRSLVLFRAFLQGQPLPETFS, from the exons ATGCTGCTCTCCTCTCAAGGCAAAAAGATCACACTTGACTCTTGCCTCCCTCACCatccaatctctctctctctctctcaggcaATGCCAGCTCTGGTGTGCTTCAACAGGCCATTGGCCCTGGTGCTTGTGCTCATTGCTGCACTGTGCCGTCTGGGTTCTTGCAATGGAGGTGCAGATAGGATCAGGAGGCTCCCTGGGCAGCCGGATGTGAGCTTTGGGCAGTACTCGGGATACATTGGGGTGGATGACAAGGGCAAGAGGGCTCTCTTCTACTACTTCGTGGAGGCAGAGGTTGATCCTGCCACAAAGCCCCTTGTTCTTTGGCTCAATGGAG GGCCTGGCTGTTCTTCCCTTGGTGTAGGGGCCTTCTCAGAGAATGGCCCCTTCAGGCCTAGTGGGCAGGTGCTGGTGAAGAATGAGTACAGCTGGAACAAAG AGGCCAATGTGATATACCTGGAGACACCGGCTGGTGTTGGGTACTCCTACTCTGCTGATGCTGCATATTACCAGGGTGTGGATGACAAGATGACAG CAATGGACAATATGGTGTTCCTGCAAAGGTGGCTCGAAAAGTTCCCACAGTACAAGGGCAGAGAGCTCTACATTGCCGGAGAAAGCTATGCGG GGCATTACATCCCACAGCTCGCCGAGGTCATGGTCGAGTTCAACCAGAAGGACAAGATCTTCAACCTCAAAGGCATCGCT CTGGGCAACCCCGTGCTGGAGTTCACGACGGACTTCAACTCCCGCGCCGAGTACTTCTGGTCGCACGGCCTCATCTCCGACGCCACCTACCGCGTCTTCACCTCCGTCTGCAACTACTCCCGCTACGTCTCCGAGTACTACGGCGGCTCGCTGTCGCCGCTCTGCGCGCGCGTCATGAACCAGGTCACCCGCGAGACCAGCCGCTTCGTCGACAAGTACGACGTCACCCTCGACGTCTGCCTCTCCTCCGTCCTCTCCCAGTCCAACATCCTCACGCCTCAC CAGGTCGGGAAGAGCATCGACGTCTGCGTGGAGGACGAGACGGTGAGGTACCTGAACCGCCGGGACGTGCAGGCGGCGCTGCACGCGAGGCTCGTCGGCGTCGACAAATGGGCGGTGTGCAGCAG TGTGCTTGAATACGAGCTACTCAACCTGCAGATCCCGACCATCAACATTGTCGGATCGCTCGTCAAGTCCGGCATCCGGGTGCTAGTTTACAG TGGCGATCAAGACTCGGTGATCCCTCTAACGGGGAGCAGGACGCTGGTGCAGAACTTGGCGCATGATATGGGCCTCAAGACGACGGCACCGTACCGGGTTTGGTTCGAGGGGCAGCAG GTTGGAGGGTGGACTCAGGTGTATGGCGGTGGCGCGCTGTCCTTCGCCACGATCAGAGGGGCGTCCCACGAGGCGCCGTTCTCGCAGCCCGGGCGGTCTCTCGTGCTCTTCAGGGCATTCCTGCAAGGCCAGCCTCTGCCGGAAACCTTCTCATGA
- the LOC133886102 gene encoding serine carboxypeptidase-like 45 isoform X1, whose product MLLSSQGKKITLDSCLPHHPISLSLSQAMPALVCFNRPLALVLVLIAALCRLGSCNGGADRIRRLPGQPDVSFGQYSGYIGVDDKGKRALFYYFVEAEVDPATKPLVLWLNGGPGCSSLGVGAFSENGPFRPSGQVLVKNEYSWNKEANVIYLETPAGVGYSYSADAAYYQGVDDKMTAMDNMVFLQRWLEKFPQYKGRELYIAGESYAGHYIPQLAEVMVEFNQKDKIFNLKGIALGNPVLEFTTDFNSRAEYFWSHGLISDATYRVFTSVCNYSRYVSEYYGGSLSPLCARVMNQVTRETSRFVDKYDVTLDVCLSSVLSQSNILTPHQQVGKSIDVCVEDETVRYLNRRDVQAALHARLVGVDKWAVCSSVLEYELLNLQIPTINIVGSLVKSGIRVLVYSGDQDSVIPLTGSRTLVQNLAHDMGLKTTAPYRVWFEGQQVGGWTQVYGGGALSFATIRGASHEAPFSQPGRSLVLFRAFLQGQPLPETFS is encoded by the exons ATGCTGCTCTCCTCTCAAGGCAAAAAGATCACACTTGACTCTTGCCTCCCTCACCatccaatctctctctctctctctcaggcaATGCCAGCTCTGGTGTGCTTCAACAGGCCATTGGCCCTGGTGCTTGTGCTCATTGCTGCACTGTGCCGTCTGGGTTCTTGCAATGGAGGTGCAGATAGGATCAGGAGGCTCCCTGGGCAGCCGGATGTGAGCTTTGGGCAGTACTCGGGATACATTGGGGTGGATGACAAGGGCAAGAGGGCTCTCTTCTACTACTTCGTGGAGGCAGAGGTTGATCCTGCCACAAAGCCCCTTGTTCTTTGGCTCAATGGAG GGCCTGGCTGTTCTTCCCTTGGTGTAGGGGCCTTCTCAGAGAATGGCCCCTTCAGGCCTAGTGGGCAGGTGCTGGTGAAGAATGAGTACAGCTGGAACAAAG AGGCCAATGTGATATACCTGGAGACACCGGCTGGTGTTGGGTACTCCTACTCTGCTGATGCTGCATATTACCAGGGTGTGGATGACAAGATGACAG CAATGGACAATATGGTGTTCCTGCAAAGGTGGCTCGAAAAGTTCCCACAGTACAAGGGCAGAGAGCTCTACATTGCCGGAGAAAGCTATGCGG GGCATTACATCCCACAGCTCGCCGAGGTCATGGTCGAGTTCAACCAGAAGGACAAGATCTTCAACCTCAAAGGCATCGCT CTGGGCAACCCCGTGCTGGAGTTCACGACGGACTTCAACTCCCGCGCCGAGTACTTCTGGTCGCACGGCCTCATCTCCGACGCCACCTACCGCGTCTTCACCTCCGTCTGCAACTACTCCCGCTACGTCTCCGAGTACTACGGCGGCTCGCTGTCGCCGCTCTGCGCGCGCGTCATGAACCAGGTCACCCGCGAGACCAGCCGCTTCGTCGACAAGTACGACGTCACCCTCGACGTCTGCCTCTCCTCCGTCCTCTCCCAGTCCAACATCCTCACGCCTCAC CAGCAGGTCGGGAAGAGCATCGACGTCTGCGTGGAGGACGAGACGGTGAGGTACCTGAACCGCCGGGACGTGCAGGCGGCGCTGCACGCGAGGCTCGTCGGCGTCGACAAATGGGCGGTGTGCAGCAG TGTGCTTGAATACGAGCTACTCAACCTGCAGATCCCGACCATCAACATTGTCGGATCGCTCGTCAAGTCCGGCATCCGGGTGCTAGTTTACAG TGGCGATCAAGACTCGGTGATCCCTCTAACGGGGAGCAGGACGCTGGTGCAGAACTTGGCGCATGATATGGGCCTCAAGACGACGGCACCGTACCGGGTTTGGTTCGAGGGGCAGCAG GTTGGAGGGTGGACTCAGGTGTATGGCGGTGGCGCGCTGTCCTTCGCCACGATCAGAGGGGCGTCCCACGAGGCGCCGTTCTCGCAGCCCGGGCGGTCTCTCGTGCTCTTCAGGGCATTCCTGCAAGGCCAGCCTCTGCCGGAAACCTTCTCATGA